A genomic region of Corticium candelabrum chromosome 22, ooCorCand1.1, whole genome shotgun sequence contains the following coding sequences:
- the LOC134197084 gene encoding uncharacterized protein LOC134197084 — protein MYYFKSWIERTFNSPDKPGNWWSGAIKLPQEYINGGTFIGKVFRGVLHTTESPNYTPSTKMYYDKKGIAPHFTVHIDKSVTKVHQHYPISVASRALRRIEGGPQTNRANAIQIEIAWIAKNAQSMPTELKTTVAELMRWIESRTGIKRKSLEYRSEDAYGVNSKTRMSADDWYNFNGWCGHQHVPDNTHWDPGKIDIQYLLTHHVQEIVYKISVYTSDVYLGGTSASVSIALAGEWDFTQKFTFSSPNSGSFSRGRVGVVNIRTSRVLGSLKRLAVSHDNKGTSPGWYIDKVVVTRTDGTDEYKYTFPCKRWLAVDEDDGRTERVLSVNGIEKGQGNDELTIGMMADGQSDCSTSLSRGLSSQILHQLHCDHPGLVDEIHSIEQLCMPDTVLPYLHKDAAAALKTVLMGSTTSLVVTSALRTVVEQYILHTWSSNFRCGLSQKEDQPGKSDYMKGVALDVSSYDDFKQALSASSSSQWRGISGDTFMFSTNTDGGLQQFLIESFQKLWNANNPKEKLTEDGVYGPITEQALRRSPAKGFADAPSCSFPAVAVPCCVSMTQRGLCVPPNQCHSTDRITAQQECANLPSAVCCAKVIHSSTISPRGVSSTEYVYTIEIFTGDLPNAGTNADIYVSLTGSDGESDRVLLDHMWQNDFERGSTNKYSIISNVNLGEIRGIRIGHNSRLFGSGWYLEQIVVEDLALPSDQKYTFKCECWLDSSTGSTWATLDVKNKDQASNAAHSCFKQVNVYEDKAYGTAVVDAVTRLVDSSSIFPHSKGLLRKIAWVESKFGRDKNTFRTGDDGVGIWQIDSIALQATKDTTSHPNLKEKHDAIKKQFKIEWNSVTTIDLHKPIYCGLAARLLLSNVKESIPKEDDKQAAYWKKYYNTKEGKGTVHKFLKDTEDIPPVASSKDNDCESTTATAPLSSTTPQHENRKGTVKDAVLGVQGCSPVSSYPLAVQIMQQLACKQPHETVILSSHEKLCFSSNAFPYLSNVASSSLTRSLPSSGSGVFTVSEGLEPLPYQYIRWQWSESRLCNVRSAHQVGNGPFSNGMSIRVVEADDMESILSNSQWQRSNNPYTYFTHVTDAARNLTSLQVRAFQELWKANHPQSTITPTGQFDKKTEDALLQAPLAGFSLGAQCEAVASPRISCCTGDKKKGTCIESSNCPEASKRSGPCSNVPNSICCVGIAPFDVQFPSGVTLPSTLPPPRREAEFRDPYDSGTFLFDGTGKETLRASTNFRFREFMDPSSNYFRLSPILVRCLQSVRNKASEPIVVKKGYELVSTLGSSSLYSSGVAAVIRFGTNDRELTLTELVLRHCLPEVRRQGNEIGLGLLSGSIHIDLRNSLSAWSENTISMTTASYEAWVKAKLREIEDRVELLPSCNNHRQLSHGQVYPSGRTDVEICGKIDSRIKRYSQDFSRLIQFAGDQALFENEERSEQWCGVPGASCVDCRWSIAGSSTKLKCADRMMSERLEDRVWRLAQLVKREWPKRKLIVHAAWDDPNSRFPEGSHSANSLHYEGRSASVSVSTEIKDPTTFPPSNDSLLMQLSALAICAGFDHVAYVETNRLQVSVKKSDGVGTVQTFQSAQFLCVLPPASDNILYTINQSDPRWLPTCLHDSDARHLQPLTTTFSLDQFMSPNSSRYFRLHPQLVESVEEISNHVSKTFGTHMSIVKGYQTESTVGDPHRLHHFGQGLEIKLKDSALSTTVQHLASAVVEIAGHDFTLHGFGFGIELGRSSVYYHVSHGDVEAWVTDGSPMTRSDFQQFVSAGIERASRRIEPYNKQRSCNIFPPMRQSPDYQWRASGLDDSPDTSDPSQFCRDTEKYRKDQVDSLWTELTPRHFIRSKQDVKDALTNCMITHCGKYFQGNVWKKKLEHCNNFIHWLPLGFGVTESSGAIYLRENRKAREHACTVEGRNCIEKTEIYSLISPRLEALYPLQEGKSAKEEIYSTANNPSPLFEIMQQVFAMHLEGTVTVWVNDRSEMSSLRNIIKSLMAYNRNVTTVTFYSSQSNVQKVRSWLETNILQWTATVCPQHGREYIADYDVQEMPSLPSKRSDGEEGDGSYFAYSQLRTHEMEWISRV, from the exons ATGTATTACTTCAAGTCGTGGATAGAAAGAACCTTCAATTCACCCGACAAGCCCG gtaACTGGTGGAGTGGTGCCATAAAACTACCGCAAGAATATATAAACGGCGGTACTTTTATTGGAAAAGTTTTTCGCGGAGTTCTGCACACTACCGAAAGTCCAAACTACACACCGTCTACAAAAATGTACTATGACAAGAAAGGAATTGCGCCACATTTTACAGTTCATATTGATAAATCAGTCACGAAAGTGCATCAACATTATCCAATCAGCGTTGCATCTCGGGCGTTGAGAAGGATAGAAGGAGGGCCACAGACCAACCGTGCAAACGCAATCCAAATAGAAATAGCTTGGATAGCGAAAAACGCTCAATCGATGCCTACAGAATTGAAAACCACAGTGGCAGAGCTAATGAGATGGATAGAATCACGTACGGGCATTAAGAGGAAGAGCTTAGAATACCGTTCAGAAGACGCGTACGGAGTAAACTCAAAAACGCGCATGTCAGCTGATGATTGGTACAATTTCAATGGCTGGTGTGGACACCAACACGTACCTGATAATACTCACTGGGACCCAGGAAAGATAGACATTCAATATCTTCTCACTCATCATGTCCAAG AAATCGTCTATAAGATTAGCGTTTACACAAGCGATGTTTATTTGGGTGGAACGAGTGCTTCTGTCAGCATCGCTCTAGCAGGTGAGTGGGATTTTACACAGAAGTTCACTTTCTCTTCACCCAACAG TGGCTCGTTTAGTAGAGGACGCGTGGGTGTAGTCAACATTCGAACAAGCAGAGTATTGGGAAGCCTAAAGCGCCTTGCCGTTAGTCATGACAACAAAGGTACGTCACCTGGTTGGTACATAGACAAGGTGGTGGTGACGAGAACTGACGGAACAGACGA GTATAAGTACACGTTTCCGTGCAAGAGGTGGCTGGCAGTGGATGAAGACGATGGTAGAACCGAAAGAGTTCTGTCTGTTAACGGAATAGAAAAAGGACAAGGAAATGACGAAT TGACCATTGGTATGATGGCAGATGGTCAGAGTGACTGCTCAACCAGTTTATCTCGAGGGCTTTCATCTCAAATTCTGCACCAGCTTCACTGTGATCATCCCGGTCTTGTCGACGAGATCCATTCAATCGAGCAGCTGTGCATGCCCGACACTGTGCTACCGTACCTCCACAAAGATGCCGCCGCAGCTCTAAAGACAGTCCTAATGGGCTCTACAACCTCTCTGGTTGTGACGTCAGCATTGCGCACTGTCGTTGAGCAGTACATACTTCATACATGGAGCTCCAACTTTAGATGCGGTCTCTCGCAGAAAGAAGATCAACCAGGGAAATCTGATTACATGAAGGGAGTAGCACTGGATGTATCATCGTATGACGACTTCAAGCAAGCTTTATCAGCTAGCAGCAGCTCTCAGTGGCGCGGAATCAGTGGAGACACGTTCATGTTTTCTACGAATACAGACGGCGGCCTCCAACAATTCCTCATAGAATCATTTCAGAAACTGTGGAATGCTAATAACCCCAAAGAAAAACTTACTGAAGACGGAGTGTATGGACCTATAACTGAACAGGCACTAAGAAGATCCCCCGCCAAAGGATTTGCGGATGCACCATCTTGCTCGTTTCCCGCAGTCGCCGTTCCGTGTTGTGTTTCTATGACACAGCGAGGTTTGTGTGTCCCTCCCAATCAATGTCACTCGACGGATAGGATTACTGCACAACAAGAGTGTGCCAATCTGCCGTCCGCAGTTTGCT GTGCAAAAGTGATCCATAGCAGCACGATATCTCCAAGAG GCGTATCCTCTACGGAGTACGTGTACACTATCGAGATTTTTACCGGCGATCTACCCAACGCTGGAACGAATGCAGACATTTATGTGTCTCTAACCGGAAGTGATGGAGAAAGCGATCGAGTTCTACTTGATCATATGTG GCAAAACGACTTTGAAAGAGGTTCTACTAACAAGTATTCAATTATAAGCAACGTCAACTTGGGAGAAATAAGAGGCATTCGAATTGGTCACAACAGCCGCTTATTTGGTAGTGGTTGGTATCTAGAGCAGATCGTAGTGGAAGACCTGGCTTTGCCAAGTGACCAAAA GTATACTTTTAAATGTGAATGTTGGCTAGACAGCTCAACAGGGAGCACTTGGGCTACACTCGACGTGAAGAATAAGGACCAAGCAAGCAACGCTGCACATTCCT GCTTTAAACAAGTTAACGTGTACGAAGACAAAGCATATGGAACCGCAGTTGTTGACGCTGTCACTAGACTCGTTGATTCTTCTTCTATATTCCCCCATAGCAAGGGTCTATTGAGAAAAATTGCGTGGGTGGAAAGCAAGTTTGGAAGAGATAAAAATACCTTTCGTACCGGAGACGATGGAGTGGGAATATGGCAAATAGATAGTATTGCGCTGCAAGCCACCAAAGACACGACGTCTCATCCAAACCTGAAAGAAAAACACGACGCGATTAAGAAACAATTTAAAATCGAATGGAATTCCGTGACAACGATTGACTTGCATAAACCTATTTACTGTGGATTAGCAGCTCGTTTACTGCTTTCAAACGTGAAAGAATCCATTCCAAAGGAAGACGACAAACAGGCTGCTTACTGGAAGAAATACTACAATACGAAAGAGGGAAAGGGCACGGTCcacaaatttttgaaagacaCGGAAGACATTCCACCAGTAGCATCTTCGAAAGATAACGATTGTGAATCAACGACTGCAACTGCTCCGTTGTCTTCAACCACCCCACAACATGAAAACAGAAAAG GTACCGTCAAGGATGCAGTTCTTGGAGTGCAAGGATGTTCGCCTGTTTCTAGTTATCCGTTAGCAGTACAAATAATGCAACAGTTGGCCTGTAAGCAGCCCCACGAAACAGTGATATTGTCTAGTCACGAGAAGCTTTGCTTCAGCAGCAATGCTTTTCCATATCTCAGCAATGTTGCGTCATCTTCTCTGACACGCTCTTTACCATCCTCTGGTTCTGGCGTATTTACGGTATCTGAAGGGCTCGAACCGTTGCCGTATCAATACATTCGCTGGCAGTGGTCCGAATCAAGACTGTGTAACGTGAGATCTGCACACCAAGTAGGAAACGGACCGTTTTCTAACGGAATGTCGATTCGAGTTGTAGAAGCAGACGATATGGAGTCGATCCTTTCAAACAGTCAGTGGCAGCGTTCTAATAATCCGTACACGTACTTTAC tcacgtgacagacGCCGCAAGAAATTTGACATCTCTTCAAGTGAGGGCTTTCCAAGAGCTGTGGAAAGCTAACCACCCGCAGTCGACCATCACTCCAACTGGCCAGTTTGACAAGAAGACCGAGGACGCTCTACTACAAGCACCACTTGCTGGATTTTCTCTAGGCGCTCAATGTGAAGCGGTCGCCTCACCACGAATCTCTTGCTGCACGGGAGACAAAAAGAAAGGAACGTGCATAGAATCCTCTAACTGTCCCGAAGCAAGCAAACGCAGTGGGCCATGCAGTAATGTTCCCAACTCTATCTGCT GCGTAGGCATTGCACCATTCG ACGTCCAGTTTCCCAGTGGAGTAACATTACCATCCACTCTTCCACCCCCTAGACGGGAAGCGGAATTCAGAGATCCCTACGATTCTGGCACGTTTCTTTTTGACGGTACCGGCAAGGAAACATTGAGGGCATCGACAAACTTTCGGTTTCGCGAGTTTATGGATCCAAGCAGCAATTATTTCCGTCTCTCTCCTATCTTAGTGCGCTGCCTGCAGTCTGTACGAAACAAAGCGAGCGAGCCCATTGTAGTTAAGAAAGGTTATGAACTTGTGTCCACATTGGGATCCAGCTCTTTATACAGCAGTGGAGTCGCTGCTGTTATTCGTTTTGGTACAAACGACAGAGAGCTAACACTGACTGAG TTGGTTTTGCGGCATTGTTTACCGGAAGTAAGACGTCAAGGCAACGAAATCGGACTGGGGCTGTTGTCTGGCAGCATCCACATTGATTTGAGAAATAGTCTGTCAGCATGGAGTGAAAACACAATTTCCATGACAACCGCAAGTTACGAAGCTTGGGTTAAAGCCAAATTGCGAGAGATTGAAGATAGAG TCGAGCTTCTTCCATCTTGCAACAACCATCGACAGTTAAGTCACGGTCAGGTTTACCCATCAGGAAGGACCGACGTGGAGATTTGCGGGAAGATCGATTCTCGCATCAAAAGATACTCTCAAGACTTTTCAAG GCTCATTCAGTTTGCTGGTGATCAAGCTCTGTTTGAAAATGAGGAAAGATCTGAGCAGTGGTGTGGTGTTCCCGGTGCATCGTGTGTTGACTGCAGATGGTCTATCGCTGGGTCGTCTACTAAACTGAAATGTGCCGACAGAATGATGAGCGAGAGATTAGAGGATCGCGTCTGGAGACTCGCTCAATTAGTGAAACGAGAATGGCCAAAAC GAAAACTGATTGTGCACGCAGCATGGGATGATCCCAATTCTCGGTTTCCAGAGGGTTCCCACAGCGCCAACTCTTTGCATTATGAGGGTAGATCCGCTAGCGTTTCTGTCAGCACAGAGATCAAAGACCCAACTACGTTCCCGCCTTCAAACGATAGCCTTTTGATGCAGCTGTCAGCTCTTGCTATTTGTGCCGGATTTGACCACGTGGCATACGTAGAAACCAATCGCCTGCAG GTGTCTGTAAAGAAATCAGACGGTGTCGGAACCGTGCAGACTTTTCAATCGGCGCAGTTTCTCTGCGTCCTTCCTCCCGCCTCAGACAATATCCTCTACACCATAAATCAATCCGATCCTCGCTGGCTACCTACGTGCCTTCACGACAGCGACGCCCGTCACTTACAACCTCTAACAACCACTTTTTCTCTTGACCAGTTTATGTCTCCCAACTCCTCTCGCTATTTCCGTCTGCATCCGCAATTAGTAGAATCTGTTGAAGAGATAAGCAACCACGTGAGCAAGACTTTCGGTACCCATATGTCTATAGTAAAAGGGTACCAAACGGAGAGTACCGTCGGTGACCCACATCGACTTCATCATTTTGGGCAG GGTTTGGAGATAAAGTTGAAGGATTCCGCATTGAGCACAACTGTGCAACACTTGGCTTCTGCAGTAGTCGAAATTGCTGGACATGACTTTACTTTACATGGATTCGGTTTTGGTATCGAATTGGGCAGGTCCAGTGTGTATTACCACGTCAGTCACGGAGATGTGGAAGCTTGGGTAACTGATGGTTCGCCCATGACGAGGTCTGATTTCCAACAATTTGTTTCAGCAGGAATAGAACGAG CGAGTAGACGAATAGAGCCCTACAACAAACAGCGAAGCTGCAATATTTTCCCTCCAATGCGCCAATCTCCAGATTACCAATGGCGAGCTTCGGGTCTAGACGATTCTCCGGATACGTCTGATCCCTCTCAATTTTGTCGTGACACTGAGAAGTATCGAAAGGACCAAGTTGACAGTTTGTGGACGGAACTAACTCCTAGACATTTTATCCGGTCTAAGCAAGACGTTAAAGATGCATTGACCAATTGCATGATAACACACTGCGGAAAATACTTCCAAG GAAATGTTTGGAAAAAGAAGTTAGAGCACTGCAACAACTTCATCCACTGGCTACCGCTAGGTTTCGGCGTTACGGAAAGCAGTGGAGCCATATACTTGAGAGAAAACAGAAAAGCACGGGAACACGCGTGCACTGTAGAAGGCAGAAATTGTATAGAAAAAACGGAGATCTACTCGTTGATAT CACCAAGACTAGAAGCCTTGTATCCGTTACAAGAAGGCAAAAGTGCTAAAGAAGAAATTTACTCAACAGCCAACAATCCCAGTCCTCTCTTTGAAATCATGCAACAAGTATTTGCCATGCACCTTGAGGGAACCGTCACCGTGTGGGTAAACGATAGAAGTGAAATGTCTTCACTCAGAAACATTATCAAG TCTCTGATGGCCTACAATCGGAATGTCACGACGGTAACGTTCTACTCATCGCAATCTAATGTTCAAAAAGTAAGGTCGTGGCTGGAGACCAATATCTTGCAATGGACAGCAACCGTGTGTCCACAGCATGGTCGGGAATACATTGCTGATTATGACGTGCAAGAAATGCCTTCGTTGCCATCAAAACGGAGCGACGGCGAGGAAGGCGACGGCAGCTACTTTGCCTACAGTCAGCTGCGCACTCATGAAATGGAATGGATCAGTAGAGTGTGA
- the LOC134197085 gene encoding uncharacterized protein LOC134197085: MADDKENCPFPSCHVSGKPQRLLCHVRQTHDSDDVPAEFVSRLNLHRCQDCRQWFLKLNQHSNQCRKSARSSLTSKSSQRPSGDSNPHPRPPGAEASEGAESNSVVAPAVVNARSHCPIVSSQVPPSVHVPCTVPSQAWQFIRDLSVETILRASPPRTINTIKSGSKALFQECCLYVMRQIRDNPLDESPWKLFFLLPRMLLSPLSRGGRASSKQVKSLYHQFLNFEWGSLAKFNESQPSKTTVDNRLETRKAALRLIRCGELSRASRVLMSSGLAPPTSQTVKKLSDKHPKSKKEISQRKCTSDQISLSRSQLFKAIQSSPNGSGTGPSGWRYEHFRVLLENEELADCLYFACSCIAQGNLPDPVTSLLSSSRLIALPKPNGDVRPIAIGETLRRLTAKAMCMQKRSDFANFFHPLQHGVATDGGLEMLVHHVQLLLEEDCDRIFVKTDVKNAFNSVHRRHLLEQVSSRHPDILHHVSQMYSKPSSLLFQQGGSPVIIQSEEGIHQGDPLGPALFSTAIHPILSDLQNSNTSIRVLAYLDDVFMVGLPQDVLSALDDLRPAFEAIGLSIANHKCKIYSGLDSPCLSSNTASSIPVTSDGTVILGTPIGRDDFIFASCDDTAKSGSQLCDKLVDLGDVQSAMLLLRYCHVPRLNHLARTVSPALLLPAARIHDSLTRKTFTLLMGYENIGDKPWAQASLPIRVGGFGMTPLVSLSQCAFVSSWAHSIKELPNYFSSLNQILDNVVHGDHGDPQRGSIAQALREAVPSDKQLEDMLRNKSKLQRKLTQDLASTAITDMIMISSCDREAARLRSLQGKGAGAWINTIPTSQKLALESRDFRLAACMRLGLSMPFKGYIQRCDCGVSLDGSGYHFLTCKWGGGPVWSHESIAAVWADCLRDLHIHHRREPRNRYSNSNDRPDISVFDCGSGSNVDLDISLAHPWSSEIVSSAAHTDGAAALKREEKKLTKYYKQLLPGGESFTIVPLVLEHFGRWGKESECYLQQLSLRSTDDLGRLNRAEFLLQWRQRISVQLQKCNAKVIYRKVEGVLRSGK, translated from the coding sequence ATGGCTGATGACAAAGAAAACTGTCCGTTTCCGTCGTGTCATGTGTCTGGAAAACCTCAGCGTCTTCTCTGTCATGTTCGTCAAACTCATGACTCAGATGACGTCCCCGCAGAGTTTGTCTCTCGTCTGAACCTACATCGCTGTCAAGACTGTCGGCAGTGGTTTCTAAAGCTGAATCAACATTCTAACCAGTGTAGGAAATCAGCAAGGTCTTCTCTAACCTCAAAGTCTTCACAACGGCCGTCGGGAGATTCGAATCCCCACCCCCGCCCCCCAGGTGCGGAAGCCTCCGAAGGTGCCGAAAGCAATTCGGTTGTGGCGCCCGCTGTCGTGAATGCAAGAAGTCACTGTCCCATCGTCTCATCTCAGGTTCCTCCAAGTGTACACGTACCATGCACTGTGCCTTCACAGGCGTGGCAGTTTATACGGGACCTTTCCGTGGAAACAATTCTTCGGGCATCGCCGCCACGAACAATCAATACTATCAAATCAGGTTCAAAAGCCTTGTTTCAGGAATGCTGCCTATATGTTATGCGCCAAATAAGAGACAATCCTTTGgatgagtcaccttggaaactGTTCTTTTTGCTTCCAAGAATGCTGCTGTCTCCCCTCTCTAGAGGTGGAAGAGCTAGTTCGAAACAAGTGAAGTCTCTTTACCATCAGTTCCTAAATTTTGAATGGGGCAGTTTGGCTAAGTTTAATGAGTCTCAGCCATCTAAGACAACCGTAGACAATCGATTAGAGACACGAAAAGCAGCTTTGAGGCTAATAAGGTGTGGAGAGCTTTCTCGAGCATCTAGAGTTCTCATGAGCTCAGGCCTGGCTCCTCCAACATCTCAAACAGTCAAGAAGCTTTCTGATAAACACCCTAAGAGCAAGAAAGAGATTTCTCAGAGAAAATGTACCAGTGACCAGATATCTTTGAGTAGGAGTCAACTCTTCAAAGCAATTCAAAGTTCTCCAAACGGATCAGGTACAGGGCCGTCAGGTTGGCGGTACGAACATTTCCGTGTCCTACTTGAGAATGAAGAGCTAGCTGATTGCCTTTATTTTGCTTGCTCTTGTATCGCTCAGGGAAACTTACCTGATCCAGTGACATCTCTTTTGTCATCATCACGTCTCATCGCTTTACCAAAACCTAATGGGGATGTAAGGCCAATTGCAATAGGCGAAACCCTGCGGCGTCTCACTGCCAAAGCAATGTGCATGCAGAAAAGAAGTGATTTTGCCAACTTTTTCCATCCCCTACAGCATGGTGTGGCTACTGACGGGGGTTTAGAGATGCTTGTGCACCATGTACAACTGCTTTTGGAGGAAGACTGTGATAGGATCTTTGTGAAGACAGATGTCAAGaatgccttcaactctgtACACAGACGGCATCTGCTAGAGCAAGTGTCCTCAAGACACCCTGACATTTTACATCATGTCTCTCAAATGTATTCTAAACCTAGTTCTCTACTTTTTCAGCAAGGGGGTTCTCCAGTCATCATCCAGTCCGAGGAAGGGATTCATCAGGGTGATCCCCTGGGCCCCGCACTTTTCTCGACAGCAATACATCCAATCTTGAGTGATCTGCAGAATTCAAACACCTCTATCAGAGTTTTGGCTTACCTTGATGATGTCTTCATGGTTGGTTTGCCCCAAGATGTCCTATCTGCTTTAGATGATCTACGACCTGCATTTGAAGCCATTGGCCTTTCAATTGCCAATCATAAATGCAAGATCTATTCTGGTTTAGACTCACCATGCCTGTCAAGTAACACAGCCTCGTCTATCCCAGTCACATCTGATGGCACAGTGATTCTTGGGACCCCAATAGGCAGGGATGATTTCATTTTTGCTTCTTGTGATGACACTGCTAAATCAGGCAGCCAGCTATGTGATAAGCTAGTAGATCTAGGGGATGTTCAGAGTgcgatgttgttgctgcgatATTGCCATGTACCTCGACTCAACCATCTTGCTCGAACAGTGTCGCCTGCATTATTACTTCCAGCGGCCAGAATCCACGACTCACTAACCAGGAAGACATTCACTCTTTTGATGGGCTACGAAAATATTGGAGATAAACCTTGGGCTCAGGCTTCCCTGCCAATCAGAGTAGGTGGATTTGGCATGACACCACTAGTATCGCTCTCTCAATGTGCGTTTGTCTCATCGTGGGCCCACAGCATCAAAGAGTTGCCAAACTATTTTTCAAGTCTGAATCAAATTCTTGATAATGTGGTCCACGGTGACCACGGTGATCCCCAGAGAGGTTCTATAGCTCAAGCTCTTCGTGAGGCAGTGCCTTCTGACAAACAACTGGAAGATATGCTACGGAATAAAAgtaaactacaaagaaaactgACACAGGATTTAGCCAGCACTGCCATCACTGACATGATTATGATAAGCTCATGCGATAGAGAGGCAGCAAGACTTCGGtctttgcaaggcaaaggGGCAGGGGCATGGATAAATACGATACCAACTTCGCAGAAGCTCGCACTAGAATCCCgcgattttcgcttggcgGCCTGCATGAGGTTGGGATTGTCTATGCCCTTCAAAGGATATATCCAAAGATGTGATTGCGGTGTCTCCCTTGATGGATCTGGCTATCATTTCTTGACATGTAAATGGGGTGGTGGGCCTGTCTGGTCCCACGAGTCCATAGCTGCAGTGTGGGCAGATTGTTTGAGAGATCTCCATATACACCACCGACGGGAACCTAGAAACAGGTACTCAAACTCAAATGACCGCCCGGATATCTCTGTTTTTGACTGTGGCTCTGGGTCTAATGTGGACCTGGACATCTCACTGGCGCACCCATGGAGCTCTGAAATCGTCAGCAGTGcagcacacacagatggagctgcagcactaaagagagaagagaagaagctgaccaaatattacaaacaactcCTTCCTGGGGGAGAATCGTTCACCATTGTCCCTTTAGtcctggagcattttggaagatggggcaaggaaTCAGAATGTTATCTACAACAATTGTCCCTCAGATCTACAGACGACTTGGGAAGACTGAACAGGGCGGAGTTTTTGCTGCAGTGGAGACAACGCATTTCAGTTcagttgcaaaaatgcaatgcgaaAGTTATCTACCGCAAGGTAGAGGGGGTGCTGAGAAGTGGCAAATAA
- the LOC134197057 gene encoding chymotrypsin BI-like: MYISTSLHDVILQNQNGIGYPFGDPIFGGFGQIERVSVPTHGTTVYVAVTSGGSATSLKVSYVTKFVKEAIKRSVGDSLQAAVQHSLPWHVQLRYTLNDGSSRHFCSAALISKEWVVTAARCFPNGIKDKLKSGSKFLIRLGGHNIDEHDLQLLPFGEEDMFIHKDYNPVTRENDIALIHLREDASISLAIQTIQLPSGESSITIKGGLAATLSGWGSNNPTGELLEATVSMKTIGFWFL, from the exons ATGTACATTTCTACATCATtacatgacgtcatattgCAGAACCAGAATGGTATTGGGTATCCGTTTGGAGATCCCATTTTTGGAGGATTTGGCCAAATTGAACGTGTGTCTGTTCCAACCCATGGAACGACGGTATACGTGGCTGTGACATCAGGAGGGAGTGCAACGAGCTTAAAAGTTTCATACGTCACGAAGTTTGTCAAGGAGGCAATAAAACGTTCTGTTGGAGACTCATTGCAAGCAGCAGTTCAGCATTCACTCCCATGGCATGTCCAATTAAGATATACCCTAAATGATGGTTCTTCCCGTCACTTTTGCAGCGCTGCTCTAATCTCAAAAGAATGGGTTGTTACAGCGGCACGATGCTTCCCGAATGGTATTAAAGATAAATTAAAATCTGGAAGCAAATTTTTGATCAGACTTGGTGGCCATAACATTGATGAACATGATTTGCAGTTGTTGCCGTTTGGTGAAGAAGACATGTTTATACACAAAGACTACAATCCAGTCACAAGAGAAAATGACATTGCACTTATTCATCTGAGGGAAGACGCGTCCATTTCTTTAGCAATCCAGACTATCCAACTGCCCAGCGGAGAAAGCAGTATTACTATCAAAGGAGGGCTGGCGGCCACGCTGTCCGGGTGGGGAAGCAATAACCCAACTGGAGAGTTGCTAGAGGCAACTGTGTCCAT GAAAACGATTGGGTTCTGGTTTCTTTGA